The genome window GTGTTTTCGGCCAGGATTTTGGCGATCGTCGATCCCCTTTCATCATCAGCCACTGCAATCATTTATAAAACTTAAATGAGAACTACGAAGTAGAGCACTATACCAATTTTCCCGAGCCGACCACTGTGACCTTGTGCTTTTTACCCGTCATTTTGCATAGGAGGAATCATTACTGCTGTTGCAACCTAGAAAGACACAGCGAGGACAGACCCgcctatatatatacaaaCAATAAAACTTTAACGTGACAATTGATGAAATCACCTTGCCAGTCACATTCAAAACAGGATGCGTGAGGTTATCCGCTGCAGCCGTGTTCAAGATCGACGTCATCGATACGTTAGCCCACATCCATTTAGCTTTCTAGCTTTCGGCACTTAGATCGTACCCAACTATTTGATGTTGGATGTGCCAGTAGTTGGACGTGAAGTGAGAATGCGCATTATTACAGAGCCATGGATCGCGGTATTTATGATTGTGGTCATTATCCAGCACATGTAACCAGCCAACTACCCCTGCGATGGGAATGAGTTAACAACAGGATGAAGTACCACCCAACACGAGTACTACGTATTATTCTATGAAATATCTAGTAAAGACAAAACCAGCAACCAGTCGGGTATATATCTACATCACAACGACGGCGCAAACGTCTTCAGCCCCTCACCTATCCGCTTGATCTGCCCCGCATAATACGACTACAACCACCCAACATTAGCATCAGAGCACCCAGACAGAGAGACAAAACTTACACTCTCCAACCCCGCCCCAACCGCCTTAATCGGTAGCAAACGCAGCAAGAACGGCGGCTTAACCTTGCCCAGGTGCATCTCGGCCTCGTCGGCAGGAACACTCTCGTCCAGCAGCCGGTTCGCGAAAGCCGGTTCCACAGCGGCGGGCCGGCCGATGCCGATCAGATCGCATGCGTTCTCGCGCAGGGCGTGCTCTGCGCCGGCGCGGCTGCGGAATCCGCCTGTGagcatgaggatgagggtcGGGAAACGCTTGCGGGTTTCGCGGGCGAattcgaggaagaaggcttCGCGCGCGAGCGTGCGCTGGCTCTTTTCCGGCTGGGGTTGGGAGTTGGTGCCCATCATCTGTGTTTCTTGTCAGGGTTGTATTCCTTGTGGTAGGGTGGGGGGAGAGGGGAGTGGGACGCACCTTGGGATCCTCGTATGATCCGCCGCTTACTTCGAGAAAATCGATGCCTGCGTCGACGAGCAGGCCGATCTGGGTCATGGTGTCTTCgaaggaggcggaggagtgGTCTGCGGAGTTGAACTTGATGCCGATGCAGAAGGTGGCGGGGACGACTTTGCGGGTTTGGGAGAGGATGTCGAGGACGAACTTGGCTCGCTTCTCGGCGGAGCCGCCGTAAGCGTCGGTGCGGAGATTCGTCTGTCTTGGTTAGGTCGAGCTTTCATCGCGGAGTCAGAGAAGCAAGTATACCTTTGGATTCAAGAACTGGTCTGCTACAGTCAGTTACAATGCCTCAGAAACGGAAGAACGGCAGAACAGAACATACCTATCAGATAGCCATGCGCACCATGCAGCTCAATCCCCGAAAACCCCGCGTCGGCCATCAGCCGCGCGGTATCGACAAACTGCCTCGTCACGGTATCAATATCCTGCTGCGTCATCTCCCTCGGCGCCGGGAACGCCAGCCGGCTGATAATCCGGTCCAGCAGTCCGTCCCCCATCTGCAGGGGGATCGCGCTAGGCGCAATCGTCGACGCAAAGATACCGCGTTTGCCTGCGATGCGGAACGACTGCCGGCCCGGATGACAGATCTGCACGATAGAGGGGACGCCGTGCTGCTGGCTGGCTTCGGCGTATTTGGCCCATGTCTGGACGAGCGCCGGGTTGGACTCTTTGCCTGTGTACTCGCCTGGCAGGGCAGGGTCGAAAGGACTGCCCAGGTGGTTGACGTCGACTTGGACGTTCCCTACCAGAGGATCAACTACTTAGCGAATGTCCTGGTCGAAGTAAAAGAGACTCCCAATAAATACCAGTGAGAATGGCACCCCATCCTCCTTTGCCCCATTGGTTGTAGACTTCCATTAGTTTGGGTGTAGGAGCATGTTCTGAGCCGGCCAACATCTCGGCCATTGCAGCCTGGAGTGGTCAGTCATGTTCCTGACTGTTATCATTAGAAACTTACCTTGACGAGGCGGTTAGGAAACACCAGCCCGCATGGAAGCTTGACAGCCTCACCTAGAGAGGAAGACATGGTGATACGGCCACGATCAATTCGAGAAACGATATCTCgtagaaaagaaaattaaATAAACCCATGCCTACAGAGGATTTCTGCTTTTACTATATAGATCCGAAGGATGAACGGATCGGCAACGGATAGAAGCACGGCCGAGGTCGAGTCGAGCCTATTCCCAACCAGACAAAGGTTGCGAACGCAATGTCGATAGGCACCAGCTAGTACGTAGCCACAGTACCTGACCTTGGCTTTGCATCTTAATTCTTAAGGTTAATAATTCGGTTCCGTgacaaaaaaagaaaaaaaatcataTTGCGGATCATAATAATGGATTGATTAGTGATGCTCATAAATTCCATTCCGTACCTTCGGGCTATAAATCTCTCCGAGTCTCCACTTCACATGATCCACTCTACCGACATGAAGATGCTACTTATGAAATAACAATGGAAGGAATGTTTCCTTCATCAGTTTGGGAGCAGTAGATAATAAGACCGACATATATTATTGGATTGATCAACTTTTGACGTAAGCGTCGGTACCGAAACCAATCCCAATCCCATCAAACATGGTCCAAAAGCAAGTCATTATCCGCAATATGCAAAGGGTATACAGGAACACAGGGGCATCCTTCAATGCAAGAGTCGAAGCAAATGATTCAAAGCGCTTCACAACCTGGGATGACCAGGGACGTAAATGAAAaccggaagaagaacgaagaagTAGAACCGAAGATGTCAAGCAAAGACAGTGTTAAATATCTCATGCCGGCTGACAAGAagttaaaaaaaaaaaaaaaaaaaaactacAGCTTGGCATCCTTGCTCTGGTCCTCGACATAGCCATTCAAGGCAGGAGATGCAGGCCCGAGATTCGAGAGAAGAGCGCCGACTTCTCTCTCCAAAGCGTGGACTTCGCTGTGAGGGTCGTACATGCGAGCCTTGATCCATGCATCAAGACTCTCGTCGTCCATGTTACGCAGAGAAGTCTCACGGTCCACGCCGGCATCCTGTGCGGCGCGGATGACCTTGCGGGCCACGACGATGCTGACCTGACGGATGCGGGTCAAGTCGGGGTAGAGGAGACCGAGGTCGATCTCCTCAGCGGTCAGAGCTTGTGAGAGAGCTGCACCGGAGGCGTAGATCATCTCGTCCGTCACCTTGACCGCCTTGGAGAGAATAGTGCCTAGACCAATACCGGGGAAGACATACATGTTGTTGCCCTGGCCGGGGTAGTAGGTGCGACTCTCTCCGGAGGAGTTCTTGAAGGAGAAAGGTTGGAAGGGGGAACCGGAGGCGAAGAGCGCACGGCCATCGGTGTGGGTGATGGCGCTTTCAAAGTCACATTCGGAATTGGCGGAGGGGTTGGACAgggggaagatgatgggGTGGGTGTTCCAATCAGCCATCTTGCGTAGGATCTCCGGGGTGAAGACGCCGCCGAGGGTCGACAGACCCATGAGGATGGTCGGCTTCACATGATCAACCACCTCGTCGAGGGTCTTGAACTGCTGGCCGTTGTTGTCCGTGCGAGCAAAGTACACCTTATGATCGGCAAGCTTGTCACCCCGATCAGCGGTGACAAGACCCTTGGTGTCGACCAGGTAGAAGCAGGAGCGGGCCTCGTCTTCCGTCATGCCCTCACGCATGAAAAATGCAACAATCTGCTTGGCCACACCGACACCAGCACTTCCAGCACCAAGGAAGACGGCGCGGTGCTCCTTGCAGGGAAGTCCCGAACGCTTCACGGCGTTGATGACACCGCCGAGGATGACAGCACCCGTACCCTGGATGTCATCGTTGAAGCATGTGTAGGCATCACGATACCGCTCCAAAGCGGGGAAGGGATTCTTGAAGTCCTCAAACTGAATGACGATACTGTTGACCTCCGTTAGCGTCCGGTGTCATCGGAAAGAGATGGGGAGGTGGAGCCACATACCCAGGCCAGCGCTCGGTCAGAGCCGCCATCAACTCATCCATGAATTCCCGTTCCTCCTCGGGGGAGATTTTGTCACGGCGTGTACCCATGTACAGCGGATCTTCCCGGAGAGCCTTGTTGCTTGTCCCCAGATCCAGAGTCAAGGGCAGGGTGGCCTCGGGACGGATCCCCGCACATGCAGTATACAGCGCGAGTTTACCAATCGGAATGCCCATTCCGTTAATGCCAAGATCTCCCAGTCCGAGAATTCGGGACCCATCGGTGATGCACGTGATTTCAACGTTTGGTTGCGGCCAGTTGGCGATGACAGCGGCCAGATTGCCGCGGTCCTCCCAGCTCAGATACATGCCTAGGCAAATGAACGCCGTTAGCGTCAGATCTATGCATTAGCCGGAAAATTGCGAAAACGTCTGGACTCACCTTCTGGCTGCTGGTAGATTTCCGACCACTTTTGGCATGCTTCTCCGACAACAGGTGTGTAAATCAAAGGGGTCAATTCCTGTCAATGTCAGTCTTTCAATCGGCTGTTTGCGACGAAGTCTGTTTCCCGTACCTTGAGGTGATCTGTGACTAAACGGTAAAAGAGGTGGACATTGTTTTTGCGGAGGGTGCTGAGGTAGAGGAATTTGTCTATGGCAGTCTGCTTGAGGGCCAACTGAGCGAGACCTAAATCCAAGAATTAGATCCTGCAGACGCCAGAACGTTTCTGTTGTGTGGACATACACCGTGTCTTCTGGATTTCATATGACTCCGCGCGCGGGGGAGTCAGTCCGTAGGTGCGGAGATATTTGCGAATGTATGCAGGGTTGGCAGTATCGTAATTTGGCTCACT of Aspergillus fumigatus Af293 chromosome 2, whole genome shotgun sequence contains these proteins:
- a CDS encoding NADH:flavin oxidoreductase/NADH oxidase family protein, whose product is MSSSLGEAVKLPCGLVFPNRLVKAAMAEMLAGSEHAPTPKLMEVYNQWGKGGWGAILTGNVQVDVNHLGSPFDPALPGEYTGKESNPALVQTWAKYAEASQQHGVPSIVQICHPGRQSFRIAGKRGIFASTIAPSAIPLQMGDGLLDRIISRLAFPAPREMTQQDIDTVTRQFVDTARLMADAGFSGIELHGAHGYLIDQFLNPKTNLRTDAYGGSAEKRAKFVLDILSQTRKVVPATFCIGIKFNSADHSSASFEDTMTQIGLLVDAGIDFLEVSGGSYEDPKMMGTNSQPQPEKSQRTLAREAFFLEFARETRKRFPTLILMLTGGFRSRAGAEHALRENACDLIGIGRPAAVEPAFANRLLDESVPADEAEMHLGKVKPPFLLRLLPIKAVGAGLESVSFVSLSGCSDANVGWL
- the maeA gene encoding NAD-dependent malic enzyme, which codes for MFWVPPQGSPMLVRAHKNRLAPGAILSQSSLFSLSSSPLHSSASAVTIATRHRSSLASSQRSTMARFPSHQNRPVHATPTPYVNHAASVEPNYDTANPAYIRKYLRTYGLTPPRAESYEIQKTRCLAQLALKQTAIDKFLYLSTLRKNNVHLFYRLVTDHLKELTPLIYTPVVGEACQKWSEIYQQPEGMYLSWEDRGNLAAVIANWPQPNVEITCITDGSRILGLGDLGINGMGIPIGKLALYTACAGIRPEATLPLTLDLGTSNKALREDPLYMGTRRDKISPEEEREFMDELMAALTERWPGIVIQFEDFKNPFPALERYRDAYTCFNDDIQGTGAVILGGVINAVKRSGLPCKEHRAVFLGAGSAGVGVAKQIVAFFMREGMTEDEARSCFYLVDTKGLVTADRGDKLADHKVYFARTDNNGQQFKTLDEVVDHVKPTILMGLSTLGGVFTPEILRKMADWNTHPIIFPLSNPSANSECDFESAITHTDGRALFASGSPFQPFSFKNSSGESRTYYPGQGNNMYVFPGIGLGTILSKAVKVTDEMIYASGAALSQALTAEEIDLGLLYPDLTRIRQVSIVVARKVIRAAQDAGVDRETSLRNMDDESLDAWIKARMYDPHSEVHALEREVGALLSNLGPASPALNGYVEDQSKDAKL